Proteins found in one Haloferax litoreum genomic segment:
- a CDS encoding NADPH:quinone reductase, producing MRAVRFHEHGGRDVLQVDDIDTPEPAADEVLVEVAAAGVNPVDTYFREGSYQPFAMPMIPGVDVAGEVAAVGADVTGFEEGDAVVGTGIGKDHYGGYAEFAAVPTDRLAVLPEGVDLVAAGGAGVAGVTAWRALVDHGEMQLGDTVLIHGGSGGVGHAAVQLAAAAGAHVIATAAPEYHDRVSELGADVVLDYDRDDLADAVVDAAKGDGVDLTLDHRLDDYLQFDADVATTGGRVVGIGENDPQVGFDLSSSARGKDLQITMMSMFNTPELAAPLRELAGQMGADEFEIDVARTYGLDEAAEAQRAVMEDSFLGKLVITP from the coding sequence ATGCGCGCTGTCAGATTCCACGAACACGGTGGACGCGACGTACTTCAGGTAGACGACATCGACACGCCCGAACCGGCGGCAGACGAGGTGCTCGTCGAGGTTGCCGCGGCGGGCGTCAACCCGGTGGACACCTACTTCCGCGAAGGGTCGTACCAACCGTTCGCGATGCCGATGATTCCCGGCGTCGACGTTGCCGGCGAAGTCGCGGCGGTCGGTGCCGACGTGACCGGATTCGAGGAAGGCGACGCAGTCGTCGGCACCGGTATCGGGAAGGACCACTACGGTGGATACGCCGAGTTTGCCGCCGTTCCGACCGACCGCCTCGCAGTCCTCCCAGAAGGAGTGGACCTCGTCGCGGCCGGCGGTGCGGGCGTCGCCGGCGTCACCGCGTGGCGAGCACTCGTCGACCACGGCGAGATGCAACTCGGAGACACCGTCCTCATCCACGGCGGGTCCGGCGGCGTCGGTCACGCGGCGGTTCAACTCGCCGCCGCGGCGGGTGCCCACGTCATCGCGACTGCGGCCCCTGAATACCACGACCGAGTGTCCGAACTCGGCGCTGACGTCGTCCTCGACTACGACCGCGACGACCTCGCAGACGCCGTCGTCGACGCGGCGAAGGGCGACGGCGTCGACTTGACACTCGACCACCGTCTCGACGACTACCTGCAGTTCGACGCCGACGTGGCGACGACCGGCGGCCGCGTCGTCGGCATCGGCGAGAACGACCCGCAGGTCGGCTTCGACCTCTCGTCGTCGGCCCGCGGCAAGGACCTCCAGATTACGATGATGAGCATGTTCAACACGCCGGAACTCGCCGCGCCACTGCGCGAACTCGCCGGACAGATGGGCGCTGACGAGTTCGAAATCGACGTGGCACGAACCTACGGCCTCGACGAGGCGGCCGAGGCCCAGCGAGCAGTCATGGAAGACAGTTTCCTCGGCAAACTCGTCATCACGCCCTGA
- a CDS encoding DUF2062 domain-containing protein codes for MRERVASVRDRVWTGIERAFAADHTPHEIAASFAFGVFVVAMPTAGTAIALFALIAYFVERASKLALVATLVVFNPPVKWAVYGASFWLGSYLLGPVPGATVADVSLDSGVDIVLRQLLGNAILAVALAVLGYAVVLQIAHVYRRRTFSTPELVPADD; via the coding sequence GTGCGCGAGAGAGTAGCCTCGGTTCGCGACCGCGTGTGGACGGGAATCGAGCGAGCATTCGCGGCGGACCACACGCCCCACGAAATCGCCGCGAGTTTCGCCTTCGGTGTGTTCGTCGTGGCGATGCCGACCGCAGGCACTGCAATTGCACTCTTCGCCCTCATTGCATACTTCGTCGAGCGCGCGAGCAAACTCGCACTCGTCGCGACGCTCGTCGTGTTCAACCCACCGGTCAAGTGGGCCGTCTACGGCGCGAGTTTCTGGCTGGGTTCGTACCTCCTCGGTCCCGTTCCCGGTGCTACTGTCGCCGACGTATCGCTCGACTCGGGCGTCGATATCGTCCTTCGGCAACTCCTCGGCAACGCGATTCTCGCCGTCGCCCTCGCCGTCCTCGGATACGCGGTCGTCCTCCAGATTGCACACGTCTACCGTCGGCGTACGTTCTCCACCCCAGAACTCGTGCCGGCAGACGATTAG
- a CDS encoding SDR family oxidoreductase, producing the protein MDVNYDFDGTVALVTGASGALGGAVARAFHDAGASVAAADVVAPDDDDGFFDSEGVRFYEGDFTDEDEVARVVDAVTSDFGRLDYLANIAGTWRGGTPIDETEAGTFDFLFDVNLKTMFLASKHAIPHLEETHGAIVSVSARSSLEGGNGDGIYRASKAGVRLLTETIAKENLGVVRANAVMPSVIDTAMNREMMPDADFDAWVKPDEIASMVLFLCSDASSSTSGAAVPVYGEA; encoded by the coding sequence ATGGACGTGAACTACGACTTCGATGGAACAGTCGCACTGGTCACTGGCGCGAGCGGTGCCCTCGGCGGCGCTGTCGCCCGTGCCTTCCACGATGCCGGTGCATCTGTCGCGGCCGCGGACGTGGTCGCTCCCGACGACGATGACGGCTTCTTCGACTCCGAAGGCGTCCGCTTCTACGAGGGCGACTTCACCGACGAGGACGAGGTGGCCCGCGTCGTCGACGCCGTCACCTCGGACTTCGGGCGACTCGACTACCTCGCCAACATCGCGGGGACGTGGCGCGGTGGGACACCTATCGACGAGACGGAGGCGGGGACGTTCGACTTCCTCTTCGACGTGAACCTGAAGACGATGTTCCTCGCGTCGAAGCACGCGATTCCACACCTCGAAGAGACGCACGGGGCTATCGTGAGCGTCTCTGCTCGCTCCTCACTCGAAGGTGGGAACGGTGACGGCATCTACCGGGCGTCGAAGGCCGGCGTTCGCCTCCTCACGGAGACGATAGCGAAGGAGAACCTCGGTGTCGTCCGCGCGAACGCGGTGATGCCGAGCGTCATCGACACGGCGATGAACCGCGAGATGATGCCCGATGCCGACTTCGACGCGTGGGTAAAACCAGACGAGATTGCGAGCATGGTGTTGTTCCTCTGTTCAGATGCGTCGTCGTCGACGAGTGGGGCCGCGGTTCCGGTCTACGGAGAGGCGTGA
- a CDS encoding CBS domain-containing protein, whose product MRVDEIMTEDVATVGLNTSVADCARLMLSKGAGSVVVSTDGGPAGIVTESDVLRAGVASGKPLAEIPTRAIMSNPIKWVRPDSTSRVAAQKMRDGRVKKLVVVDGAEMVGIITATDIAFHISDVARGVGQMVELKEKWESDRRFR is encoded by the coding sequence ATGCGCGTGGACGAAATCATGACAGAGGATGTGGCGACTGTCGGATTGAACACCAGCGTCGCCGATTGTGCGCGTCTGATGCTCAGTAAGGGCGCTGGGAGCGTCGTCGTGAGTACAGACGGTGGACCGGCGGGAATCGTCACTGAATCCGACGTACTCCGCGCGGGTGTCGCGAGTGGCAAACCGTTGGCGGAGATTCCGACGCGAGCAATCATGTCGAACCCGATAAAGTGGGTTCGTCCGGACTCGACGAGTCGTGTCGCCGCCCAGAAGATGCGCGACGGGCGCGTCAAGAAACTGGTCGTCGTCGACGGCGCGGAGATGGTCGGTATCATCACGGCCACCGACATCGCTTTTCACATCTCTGACGTCGCCCGGGGCGTCGGCCAGATGGTCGAACTCAAAGAGAAGTGGGAGTCGGACCGGAGATTCAGATAA
- the sucD gene encoding succinate--CoA ligase subunit alpha, whose amino-acid sequence MSIFVDDDTRVVVQGITGGEGRFHTQQMMEYGTNVVAGAVPGKGGQEVEGVPVYDTVSEAVEEEDANASVVFVPPAFAGDAIFEALDTDLDLVVAITEGVPTQDMAKVNKRLSEVDTRLIGPNCPGIITPGEAKLGILPGNIFEEGNVGLVSRSGTLTYQVVSNLTERGIGQTTAIGIGGDPIIGTSFVDALEAFENDPDTHAVVMCGEIGGEDEEQAAKFIAENMDTPVAGFIAGRTAPPGKRMGHAGAIVSGSGTGTAESKINALNDAGVPVGDTPNEVADHIEDFL is encoded by the coding sequence ATGAGTATTTTCGTCGACGACGACACGCGCGTAGTTGTACAGGGTATCACCGGTGGGGAAGGCCGCTTCCACACCCAGCAGATGATGGAGTACGGCACGAACGTCGTCGCCGGTGCGGTCCCCGGCAAGGGCGGGCAGGAAGTCGAAGGTGTTCCCGTCTACGACACCGTCTCCGAAGCAGTCGAAGAGGAAGACGCAAACGCGTCTGTCGTGTTCGTCCCGCCGGCGTTCGCTGGCGACGCCATCTTCGAGGCACTCGACACGGACCTCGACCTCGTCGTGGCCATCACCGAGGGCGTCCCGACGCAGGACATGGCCAAGGTGAACAAGCGCCTGTCCGAAGTCGACACGCGCCTCATCGGCCCCAACTGTCCGGGTATCATCACGCCCGGCGAGGCCAAACTCGGCATCCTCCCCGGCAACATCTTCGAAGAGGGGAACGTCGGTCTCGTCTCGCGCTCCGGTACGCTCACGTACCAGGTCGTCTCGAACCTGACCGAGCGCGGCATCGGTCAGACCACCGCCATCGGTATCGGCGGCGACCCAATCATCGGCACGTCGTTCGTCGACGCCCTCGAAGCGTTCGAGAACGACCCCGACACGCACGCCGTCGTCATGTGCGGTGAGATTGGTGGCGAAGACGAAGAGCAGGCGGCGAAGTTCATCGCCGAGAACATGGACACGCCCGTCGCTGGCTTCATCGCCGGCCGCACGGCACCGCCGGGCAAGCGCATGGGTCACGCCGGCGCTATCGTCTCCGGGTCCGGGACCGGCACGGCAGAGTCCAAAATCAACGCCCTGAACGACGCGGGCGTCCCCGTCGGCGACACCCCGAACGAAGTCGCCGACCACATCGAAGACTTCCTCTAA
- the sucC gene encoding ADP-forming succinate--CoA ligase subunit beta, with the protein MKLHEYQAKNIFAEAGIPVPESRLASSVDEVMEAVEDIGYPAAIKAQVHVGGRGKAGGIKIAMDEDEARQAAEDILGMDLKGYTVEQVLVEAGVDFENELYVGVTMDRSAGKPVAMVSTEGGVNIEEVAEENPDAIAREHVDPAFGLHPYQARKLVFDAGIPRDVAFDVASFLSTLYDLYEANDASDIEINPVMITSDRDVVAADAVMNIDDDALFRHEDLAAMEEDSYEDELEAKAGEYGFDYVRLSGNVGIIGNGAGLVMTTLDLVDYFGGTPANFLDIGGGAKAERVANALDMVFSDENVDSVVFNIFGGITRGDEVAKGINEALESFDEIPKPVVVRLAGTNAEEGMEILNTELVQVEGTLEDAVQRAVENAQEVSQ; encoded by the coding sequence ATGAAGCTTCACGAATACCAGGCGAAGAATATCTTCGCAGAGGCAGGGATTCCGGTCCCAGAGTCCCGTCTCGCGTCGTCTGTAGACGAGGTCATGGAGGCGGTCGAGGACATCGGATACCCCGCGGCTATCAAAGCGCAAGTTCACGTCGGTGGGCGTGGCAAGGCCGGCGGTATCAAGATCGCCATGGACGAAGACGAGGCCCGGCAGGCCGCAGAGGACATCCTCGGGATGGACCTCAAGGGCTACACCGTCGAGCAGGTGCTCGTCGAAGCGGGCGTCGACTTCGAGAACGAACTCTACGTCGGTGTCACGATGGACCGGAGCGCGGGCAAGCCCGTCGCGATGGTCTCGACCGAAGGTGGCGTCAACATCGAGGAAGTCGCCGAGGAGAACCCCGACGCAATCGCACGCGAACACGTCGACCCCGCGTTCGGTCTGCACCCGTATCAAGCCCGCAAACTCGTCTTCGACGCGGGCATCCCACGTGACGTGGCCTTCGACGTCGCCTCGTTCCTCTCGACGCTCTACGACCTCTACGAGGCCAACGACGCGTCCGACATCGAAATCAACCCGGTCATGATCACGTCGGACCGCGACGTCGTCGCTGCGGACGCCGTCATGAACATCGACGACGACGCACTCTTCCGCCACGAGGACCTCGCGGCGATGGAAGAAGACTCCTACGAGGACGAACTCGAAGCCAAGGCTGGCGAATACGGCTTCGACTACGTCCGTCTGTCGGGCAACGTCGGTATCATCGGCAACGGTGCCGGTCTCGTCATGACGACGCTCGACCTCGTGGACTACTTCGGTGGCACACCCGCCAACTTCCTCGACATCGGTGGCGGCGCGAAGGCCGAACGCGTGGCGAACGCGTTGGACATGGTCTTCTCCGACGAGAACGTCGACTCCGTCGTCTTCAACATCTTCGGCGGAATCACCCGCGGTGACGAGGTTGCCAAGGGTATCAACGAGGCACTCGAGAGCTTCGACGAGATTCCGAAACCGGTCGTCGTCCGCCTCGCAGGCACGAACGCCGAAGAGGGGATGGAGATTCTGAACACGGAACTCGTACAGGTCGAGGGGACGCTGGAAGACGCTGTCCAGCGTGCTGTCGAGAACGCACAGGAGGTGTCCCAATGA
- a CDS encoding DUF6176 family protein, producing the protein MVDTFVRKQRIKPGKTDAVFEWVDELRTEAREDRDGVRAIWDEETLQTLSLFVEYGDEYDYLVWYIEAEDFEQLVEARAKSTHPLHELEDELMETLLEDPTEAGSFEPLFHGVNPDRSTEFVVQ; encoded by the coding sequence ATGGTAGATACGTTCGTCCGAAAACAGCGAATCAAACCGGGAAAGACGGATGCGGTGTTCGAGTGGGTCGACGAGTTGCGCACAGAAGCACGAGAAGACAGAGACGGCGTCCGTGCGATTTGGGACGAAGAGACCCTCCAGACGCTCTCACTGTTCGTCGAGTACGGGGACGAGTACGACTACCTCGTGTGGTACATCGAGGCTGAAGACTTCGAACAGTTGGTCGAAGCGAGAGCGAAATCGACACATCCGCTTCACGAACTCGAAGACGAACTGATGGAGACGCTCCTCGAAGACCCGACCGAAGCGGGGTCGTTCGAACCGTTGTTTCACGGCGTCAATCCCGACCGGTCGACCGAGTTCGTCGTCCAGTAG
- a CDS encoding zinc ribbon domain-containing protein, with the protein MDIGLRLLVAGFCIVAPSLLFVGFVRVLDSMRNDALVERVLDRLDEDIDGTGTTVDPTTFLRTAQEKSREKMTTCPECSVPNTVESVRCGFCGTRLHR; encoded by the coding sequence ATGGATATTGGTCTCCGACTCCTCGTCGCAGGGTTCTGCATCGTTGCGCCGTCGCTCCTGTTCGTCGGGTTCGTCCGTGTCCTCGACAGCATGCGAAACGACGCCCTCGTCGAACGCGTCCTCGACAGACTCGACGAAGATATCGACGGCACAGGGACGACAGTCGACCCAACGACGTTTCTACGAACGGCACAGGAGAAGTCGCGAGAGAAGATGACCACGTGTCCAGAGTGTAGCGTCCCGAACACAGTCGAGAGCGTGCGGTGTGGATTCTGTGGGACGAGATTGCATCGGTAG